A stretch of Lactiplantibacillus brownii DNA encodes these proteins:
- a CDS encoding ABC transporter permease: protein MKVGIVLAVLGFVFFALALIGYSSTLRLCHVNPYLTWITGILVEIIMLYGFAMVNLLRPGIWIVTSLGVLLLLSRLIFGYLGKVSIHYEGLHLFDSWMIFLGIVMAVVLFQSPLIHYDNFSHWATIVKFLMYTGHLPGAQDTIISFTSYPPATALFITQFVTFTGFSAGNMLVAQYILIWAGSYSIFATLRDRTRGLNSMLLCLTIAISYVFNINIRLNNLLVDYVLAILTVAGCVGIFVYRYRPKMLAAHVALFCGTLLLVKNSAAFFVTILVIDYLVTLIRHRTTGHWFRQILRLTWQFLGTLVIAALPFIWWEGHVHSTFTTSKHEINAAAYQSQLAHDGVQGFLQIGQAFLKQIFSWNSLSTQGFLVINIGLISAWAIIKYGCHHPNPLVKLLGGLDLITGLYYGSLLGMYVLSMPYAEAITLDGFERYMSTVVVLNLFIGMIVMVRVIDETFYEQDLAARSTLTYQSIWTKNGYQLATFLVMFFAIIMMYSEINGTTFTNHYNRRALPVTLSKVAQPWTKLNHAKILIVDPQKVEVTTYYAGYLANYYFFTNNASGQATFSKSPRVFRKTLNQYEYVVVPKYDRRFSRGVRQTYHQHVRTGFYRIHQDRLTQIQR, encoded by the coding sequence GTGAAAGTAGGGATTGTTTTGGCGGTTTTGGGGTTTGTTTTCTTTGCGTTAGCGTTAATTGGCTATAGTAGTACCTTACGTCTTTGTCATGTTAATCCCTATTTAACTTGGATCACAGGAATTTTAGTTGAAATTATAATGCTATACGGATTTGCTATGGTCAACCTACTTCGGCCGGGAATCTGGATTGTTACTAGTTTAGGCGTTCTCTTGTTGTTGAGCCGCCTAATTTTCGGTTATTTGGGTAAGGTCAGTATTCATTATGAAGGTTTGCACTTATTTGACAGTTGGATGATCTTTTTAGGAATTGTCATGGCAGTCGTGCTATTTCAGAGCCCACTAATCCATTATGATAACTTTTCTCATTGGGCGACCATTGTTAAATTCTTAATGTATACGGGTCACTTGCCAGGGGCACAGGATACGATTATTTCGTTTACCTCTTATCCGCCAGCCACGGCACTATTTATCACACAGTTTGTGACATTTACTGGCTTTAGTGCTGGTAATATGCTGGTTGCCCAATATATCTTGATCTGGGCGGGGAGTTATTCGATTTTTGCCACACTTCGGGATCGAACTCGCGGGCTGAACTCGATGCTCTTATGCCTGACGATTGCCATTTCATATGTTTTTAATATCAATATTCGTCTCAATAATTTGCTCGTTGACTATGTCTTAGCGATTCTCACCGTAGCGGGTTGTGTGGGTATTTTTGTTTATCGGTATCGGCCCAAAATGTTGGCGGCTCACGTGGCGTTGTTTTGTGGCACATTGCTACTGGTTAAAAACTCAGCAGCTTTTTTCGTGACTATTTTAGTCATTGATTACTTAGTCACGTTGATTCGACATCGTACTACCGGACACTGGTTTCGACAAATCCTCCGATTAACGTGGCAATTCTTAGGGACACTAGTCATCGCTGCACTGCCGTTTATTTGGTGGGAGGGCCATGTCCATTCAACGTTCACAACTTCGAAGCATGAGATTAATGCAGCTGCTTATCAAAGTCAACTGGCTCATGACGGTGTTCAGGGATTTTTGCAAATCGGACAAGCCTTTTTAAAGCAAATTTTCAGTTGGAACTCATTATCGACCCAAGGCTTTTTAGTGATTAATATTGGTTTGATTAGTGCGTGGGCCATTATTAAGTATGGTTGCCATCACCCCAATCCTTTGGTCAAATTACTGGGAGGACTCGACCTGATTACTGGCCTCTATTATGGCAGCCTTTTGGGCATGTACGTGTTATCGATGCCATATGCTGAGGCAATTACCCTAGATGGATTTGAAAGGTACATGTCGACCGTTGTTGTCCTAAACTTATTTATTGGGATGATCGTTATGGTTCGTGTGATTGACGAAACGTTTTACGAACAAGACTTGGCAGCACGTAGCACACTCACGTATCAGTCAATTTGGACTAAAAATGGTTACCAGTTAGCAACATTTTTAGTCATGTTTTTTGCCATTATTATGATGTATTCTGAAATTAATGGCACCACGTTTACGAATCACTATAATCGTCGTGCTTTGCCAGTTACGCTCTCTAAGGTGGCCCAGCCATGGACCAAACTCAATCATGCTAAGATTTTAATTGTTGATCCGCAAAAAGTTGAAGTCACAACGTATTATGCCGGTTACTTAGCGAATTATTATTTTTTTACAAATAATGCGAGTGGCCAAGCAACTTTCAGCAAGTCACCACGGGTTTTTCGCAAGACTTTAAATCAGTATGAATATGTTGTTGTACCGAAGTATGATCGTCGCTTTAGTCGCGGCGTCCGTCAAACTTATCACCAGCATGTTCGTACGGGCTTTTACCGGATTCATCAAGATCGGTTGACTCAGATTCAGCGTTAG